A window of the Camelus dromedarius isolate mCamDro1 chromosome 5, mCamDro1.pat, whole genome shotgun sequence genome harbors these coding sequences:
- the LOC105090020 gene encoding olfactory receptor 4F3/4F16/4F29, with translation MPTKPMYEANHSVVSEFVFLGLTDSWEIQLLLFVFSSTFYVASMMGNSLIILTVTSDPRLHSPMYFLLANLSFTDLGVSSVTSPKMIYDLFRKCKVISFSGCITQIFFIHVIGGVEMVLLIAMAFDRYVAICKPLHYLTILSPRMCISFLVAAWMIGLIHSMVQLAFVVNLPFCGPNVLDSFYCDLPRFIKLACIDTYQLEFMVTANSGFISVGSFFILIISYIVIILTVQKHSSSGSSKALSTLSAHITVVVLFFGPLIFFYIWPFPSTHLDKFLAFFDAVLTPFLNPVIYTFRNQDMKVAMRRVCRQLVSYRKIS, from the coding sequence ATGCCTACAAAACCAATGTATGAAGCAAATCACTCTGTGGTGTCAGAGTTTGTGTTCCTGGGACTCACCGATTCCTGGGAAATACAACTTCTCCTCTTTGTGTTCTCCTCCACATTTTACGTGGCAAGCATGATGGGAAACTCCCTCATTATTCTCACTGTGACTTCTGACCCTCGCTTACACTCCCCCATGTACTTTCTGTTGGCCAACCTCTCCTTCACTGACCTGGGAGTTTCTTCTGTCACTTCTCCCAAGATGATTTATGACCTTTTCAGAAAGTGTAAAGTCATCTCCTTCAGTGGCTGCATTACTCAAATCTTCTTCATCCACGTCATTGGTGGTGTGGAGATGGTGCTACTCATCGCCATGGCCTTTGACAGATATGTTGCCATATGCAAGCCTCTCCATTATCTGACCATTTTGAGCCCAAGAATGTGCATCTCCTTTTTAGTGGCTGCCTGGATGATTGGCCTTATCCATTCCATGGTTCAGCTGGCTTTTGTGGTAAACTTACCCTTCTGTGGTCCTAATGTGTTGGACAGCTTCTACTGTGACCTTCCTCGGTTCATCAAACTTGCCTGCATAGACACCTACCAACTGGAGTTCATGGTCACAGCCAACAGTGGATTCATCTCTGTTGGCTCCTTCTTCATTCTGATCATTTCCTACATCGTCATCATTCTCACTGTTCAGAAACACTCTTCATCAGGTTCATCCAAGGCTCTGTCCACACTTTCAGCTCACATCACAGTGGTAGTCTTGTTCTTTGGTCCtttgatatttttctatatatggCCATTTCCCTCCACACACCTGGATAAGTTTCTGGCCTTCTTTGATGCAGTTCTCACTCCTTTCCTGAATCCTGTAATTTACACATTTAGGAACCAAGACATGAAGGTGGCAATGAGGAGGGTGTGCAGACAGCTAGTTAGTTATAGAAAGATCTCTTAA